In one Pseudomonas sp. SCA2728.1_7 genomic region, the following are encoded:
- the acpP gene encoding acyl carrier protein, whose translation MSTIEERVKKIVAEQLGVKEEEVVNTASFVEDLGADSLDTVELVMALEEEFETEIPDEEAEKITTVQAAIDYVTSHQA comes from the coding sequence ATGAGCACCATCGAAGAGCGCGTCAAGAAAATCGTTGCCGAGCAACTGGGTGTTAAAGAAGAAGAAGTGGTCAACACCGCTTCCTTCGTAGAAGACCTGGGTGCCGACTCCCTTGACACCGTTGAGCTGGTGATGGCTCTGGAAGAGGAATTCGAGACCGAAATCCCTGACGAAGAAGCTGAGAAGATCACTACTGTACAAGCTGCAATCGACTACGTTACTAGCCACCAGGCGTAA
- the pabC gene encoding aminodeoxychorismate lyase, translating to MDSWVDGQPADALSLKDRGLAYGDGLFETIAVRSGQPILLDRHLTRLADGCSRLAIAADIELIRHELLSYAAAMGAGVLKLILTRGDGLRGYAPDPTAPGRRILQGNPPAAYPAVHAEQGVRLFPCSTRLAKQPLLAGLKHLNRLEQVLARAEWQDSEHAEGLMLDQVGRVIEGVFSNLFLVRDGVLITPDLKRCGVAGVMRAEILFQAESLAIPTQIADISLDQLQWADEVFVCNSVYGVWPVRACAALSWPVGPLTRKLQTIARALLDA from the coding sequence ATGGACAGCTGGGTCGACGGTCAACCGGCTGACGCTCTGTCGCTGAAAGATCGCGGCCTGGCTTACGGCGATGGTCTGTTCGAGACCATCGCCGTGCGTAGCGGCCAGCCGATCCTGCTGGATCGACACCTGACGCGCCTGGCCGACGGCTGCTCGCGTCTGGCCATTGCGGCGGATATCGAACTGATCCGTCACGAGCTGCTGAGCTATGCGGCAGCGATGGGCGCGGGCGTGCTCAAACTCATCCTCACCCGTGGCGATGGTTTGCGCGGTTATGCGCCCGACCCGACGGCGCCGGGCCGCCGCATTCTGCAAGGCAATCCTCCTGCGGCTTATCCTGCTGTTCATGCTGAACAAGGCGTCCGCCTGTTCCCGTGCAGCACCCGCTTGGCCAAGCAGCCATTACTCGCCGGACTCAAACACCTCAATCGCCTTGAACAGGTTCTCGCCCGTGCCGAATGGCAGGACAGTGAACATGCCGAAGGCTTGATGCTCGATCAGGTCGGTCGAGTGATCGAAGGTGTATTCAGTAATCTGTTTTTGGTGCGTGACGGTGTGCTGATAACGCCGGACCTCAAGCGCTGTGGCGTCGCCGGTGTGATGCGCGCCGAAATATTGTTTCAGGCCGAGTCATTGGCCATCCCCACACAAATCGCCGACATCAGCCTCGATCAGCTGCAATGGGCTGATGAAGTGTTTGTCTGCAACAGCGTGTATGGCGTCTGGCCGGTACGCGCCTGTGCTGCACTGAGCTGGCCGGTTGGCCCGCTCACCCGTAAACTGCAAACCATTGCCCGCGCCCTACTGGATGCCTGA
- the fabF gene encoding beta-ketoacyl-ACP synthase II: protein MSRRRVVVTGMGMLSPLGTDVPSSWQGILAGRSGIGLIEHTDLSAYSTRFGGSVKGFNVEEYLSVKEARKLDLFIQYGLAAGFQAVRNAGLEVTDANRERIGVAMGSGIGGLTNIEETSRTLHETGPRRISPFFVPGSIINMISGFLSIHLGAQGPNYAIATACTTGTHCIGMAARNIMYDEADVMIAGGAEMAACGLGMGGFGASRALSTRNDEPTRASRPWDKGRDGFVLSDGAGALVLEELEHAKARGATIYAELIGFGTSGDAFHMTSPPADGAGAARCITNALRDAKINADQVQYINAHGTSTSAGDLAEANAIKSVFGEHAYKLAVSSTKSMTGHLLGAAGAVEAIFSVLAINSQVAPPTINLEEPDEGCDLDFVPHTARNMDIDVVLSNSFGFGGTNGTLAFRRFAG, encoded by the coding sequence GTGTCGCGTAGACGCGTCGTAGTCACCGGTATGGGTATGTTGTCGCCACTGGGCACGGATGTGCCGAGCAGTTGGCAGGGCATTCTGGCTGGCCGCAGTGGCATTGGTCTGATCGAACACACCGACCTTTCTGCCTATTCCACCCGCTTTGGCGGCTCGGTAAAGGGCTTCAATGTCGAGGAATACCTGTCGGTCAAGGAAGCGCGCAAGCTCGACCTGTTCATTCAGTACGGCCTCGCCGCCGGCTTTCAAGCCGTGCGCAACGCCGGTCTGGAAGTCACTGACGCCAACCGTGAACGCATTGGCGTGGCCATGGGTTCGGGGATCGGCGGTCTGACCAATATCGAAGAAACCAGCCGTACTCTGCATGAGACGGGCCCGCGTCGAATCTCGCCATTCTTCGTGCCAGGCTCGATCATCAATATGATTTCCGGTTTTCTGTCCATCCACCTGGGTGCACAGGGACCTAACTACGCCATCGCCACCGCATGTACCACCGGTACGCACTGCATTGGCATGGCGGCGCGCAACATCATGTACGACGAAGCCGACGTGATGATTGCCGGCGGTGCCGAAATGGCCGCGTGCGGTCTGGGCATGGGCGGCTTCGGTGCGTCCCGTGCGCTGTCGACGCGCAACGATGAGCCAACCCGCGCCAGCCGTCCGTGGGACAAGGGTCGTGACGGTTTCGTCCTGTCCGACGGTGCCGGCGCACTGGTTCTTGAAGAACTGGAGCACGCCAAGGCGCGCGGCGCGACTATCTACGCCGAGCTGATCGGCTTCGGCACCAGCGGCGATGCGTTCCACATGACCTCGCCACCGGCCGACGGCGCCGGTGCCGCACGCTGCATCACCAATGCGTTGCGCGATGCCAAGATCAACGCTGATCAAGTGCAATACATCAACGCTCACGGTACTTCGACTTCGGCCGGCGACCTCGCCGAAGCCAATGCGATCAAGAGCGTGTTCGGTGAGCACGCCTACAAACTGGCGGTCAGCTCGACCAAGTCGATGACCGGTCACCTGTTGGGTGCAGCGGGCGCGGTGGAAGCGATCTTCAGCGTGCTGGCGATCAACAGCCAGGTAGCCCCGCCGACCATCAACCTCGAAGAACCGGACGAAGGCTGCGATCTCGATTTTGTGCCGCACACTGCGCGCAACATGGACATCGATGTCGTGTTGTCCAACTCCTTCGGTTTTGGCGGCACCAACGGCACCTTGGCTTTCCGCCGGTTCGCAGGCTGA